A DNA window from Borrelia sp. HM contains the following coding sequences:
- a CDS encoding OmpH family outer membrane protein — protein MFLMILVFSFFFPLNIFSVNVTKVGIVDFEKVVIGFLSPQLKSNLEKLKNRYQEEIDILNSKIKDLKKMYDESISIHDLENAKLYGNQYNLKIDELKKLKSLAKNDLEQQKRININNLNSDGLLWSKILNGVQYVAEANGISLVMKKDNPYILYYNSTVDITDDVIKHLRAQ, from the coding sequence ATGTTTTTAATGATTCTTGTATTTTCATTTTTCTTCCCATTAAATATTTTTTCGGTAAATGTAACAAAGGTGGGTATTGTAGATTTTGAAAAAGTTGTGATTGGATTTTTGAGTCCCCAATTAAAATCTAATCTTGAAAAATTAAAAAATCGTTATCAAGAGGAAATAGATATTTTAAATTCTAAGATTAAAGATTTAAAAAAAATGTATGATGAATCTATTAGTATTCATGATTTGGAGAATGCTAAATTATATGGTAATCAGTATAATTTAAAGATTGATGAGCTTAAAAAACTTAAAAGCCTGGCTAAGAATGATCTTGAGCAACAGAAGCGGATTAATATAAATAATTTAAATAGTGATGGGTTGCTTTGGAGCAAAATACTAAATGGTGTTCAATATGTTGCAGAAGCTAATGGTATTTCTTTGGTGATGAAAAAGGATAATCCTTATATTCTTTATTATAATAGTACAGTTGATATAACAGATGATGTAATTAAACATTTGAGAGCTCAATAA
- the bamA gene encoding outer membrane protein assembly factor BamA, which translates to MICFLCVFDFLYAQENYTDKIIDSINFNGLKNIKENDLSFILNSYLGQAYSDELFDKLQIDLYALDYFEGFIRPEFNLKDDKLVITFFVKEKSLITSVTFIDKSGIFWNSELRDKSSVKVKGALNLSKIKKSVVEFEEMYKEAGYLDVSIEFDIKEENSLVDVVFKINAGPKYIVKEVSFDGNVNFKNSTLRKYLVSKTASLFSDGKYLESNLEKDKSQLESYYKNNGYVNAKVINNIVNIQEPVNSKKLEKWVYLKYFISEGDVFKFGKCEIIGNLVFKLEELQSLITFNEGDIFDDSRFEQDFAKIRDKYYSDGYIFTEIVPSQMIRDEFVDYSIKITEKEKAHIESITVSGNKRTAQYVILREIPLVEGDIFNLERLRMGMLNLQRIGYFGNVVPDIVPSNIEGLMKINFAVEERETASFRFGMNFGGINNSWLPFSIFGQWEESNFLGKGHSLSAKLNLAFSEQSFRFMFEDNWFMQTRWTIGGFVDFSHSINTAYQDINGPIFIGKKEVPDPFVSLGTYNSAKNFSDFNFMNYSLAKFSLSGFTGYSFLNYLGKQSFIGTLQTALKYVYYDDNINRPSNYYLRDNHNTIRFENSLSLSVSWDTRNSQSLANNGFLLKQQFDFFGGFLFGQSHFSKSTTTFERYFSLLGYQDIFSPFFDLILTLRSVYSNILPPLGNGFEIEAQPHHLIVISENFMMSRGWGTLNNIYSSFVNTIQLSMPLIKNILVWDVLFLDIASYSLEGQANSLFVPFSNFIFSWGFGVRSILPQMPLSFVIAYPFYFNDTGVNRYYDYFKGFKFFLAVDMRY; encoded by the coding sequence ATGATTTGTTTTTTATGTGTATTTGATTTTCTTTATGCTCAAGAGAACTATACGGACAAAATAATAGATAGTATTAATTTTAATGGCCTTAAAAATATAAAGGAAAATGATCTTAGCTTTATTTTAAATTCTTATTTGGGGCAAGCTTACTCTGATGAACTTTTTGATAAATTACAAATTGATCTTTATGCACTTGATTATTTTGAAGGATTTATTCGTCCTGAATTTAATTTAAAAGATGATAAGCTTGTTATTACATTTTTTGTCAAGGAAAAATCTTTAATAACCAGTGTTACTTTTATTGATAAGAGTGGGATTTTTTGGAATAGTGAATTGAGAGATAAATCAAGTGTTAAAGTAAAAGGAGCCTTAAATCTTTCAAAGATTAAAAAGAGTGTTGTTGAATTTGAAGAAATGTATAAAGAAGCTGGATATCTTGATGTTTCTATTGAATTTGATATTAAAGAAGAAAATAGCTTAGTAGATGTTGTTTTTAAAATTAATGCTGGTCCTAAATATATTGTCAAAGAGGTTTCTTTTGATGGTAATGTAAATTTTAAGAACAGTACTCTTAGAAAATATTTAGTATCAAAAACCGCATCTTTGTTTTCTGATGGCAAATATTTAGAATCAAATCTTGAAAAAGATAAGTCCCAGCTTGAGTCTTATTATAAGAATAATGGATATGTTAATGCAAAAGTTATAAATAATATTGTAAATATACAAGAGCCCGTTAATTCTAAAAAATTGGAAAAATGGGTTTACTTAAAATATTTTATTTCAGAAGGCGATGTTTTTAAGTTTGGTAAATGTGAAATTATTGGTAATTTGGTTTTTAAATTGGAAGAATTGCAATCTTTAATTACCTTCAATGAAGGAGATATTTTTGATGATTCTAGATTTGAACAAGATTTTGCAAAAATTAGGGACAAATATTATTCAGATGGTTATATTTTTACAGAGATTGTTCCTTCTCAAATGATAAGAGATGAATTTGTAGATTATTCCATTAAGATTACAGAAAAAGAAAAGGCACATATTGAGTCTATTACTGTTTCAGGCAATAAAAGAACAGCTCAGTATGTAATACTGAGAGAAATTCCATTAGTAGAAGGTGATATTTTTAATTTAGAAAGACTTCGAATGGGAATGCTTAATTTGCAAAGGATTGGTTATTTTGGGAATGTTGTACCTGATATTGTTCCAAGTAATATTGAAGGTTTGATGAAAATAAATTTTGCTGTGGAAGAGCGAGAGACGGCGAGTTTTAGATTTGGTATGAATTTTGGTGGAATTAATAATTCTTGGCTTCCATTTTCAATTTTTGGGCAATGGGAGGAATCTAATTTTTTAGGTAAAGGGCATTCTTTATCTGCAAAACTTAATCTTGCTTTTTCAGAGCAAAGCTTTAGATTTATGTTTGAAGATAATTGGTTTATGCAGACTAGGTGGACTATTGGGGGATTTGTTGATTTTTCACATTCTATAAATACAGCTTATCAGGATATTAATGGTCCTATCTTTATAGGAAAGAAGGAAGTTCCAGATCCTTTTGTAAGTTTGGGAACATATAATAGTGCTAAAAATTTTTCAGATTTTAATTTTATGAATTATTCTTTAGCTAAATTTAGTTTGAGTGGGTTTACTGGTTATAGTTTTTTAAACTATCTTGGCAAACAATCGTTTATTGGTACTCTACAGACAGCTTTAAAATATGTATATTATGATGATAATATTAATAGGCCTTCAAATTATTATTTAAGAGATAATCATAATACTATTAGATTTGAAAATTCTCTTAGCCTTAGTGTTTCATGGGATACAAGAAATTCTCAATCTTTGGCTAATAATGGGTTTTTACTTAAGCAGCAATTTGATTTTTTTGGTGGATTTTTATTTGGACAGAGTCACTTTTCAAAATCTACGACAACTTTTGAGAGATATTTCTCTTTGTTAGGATATCAAGATATTTTTAGCCCATTTTTTGATTTAATCTTAACTTTACGAAGTGTTTATTCAAATATTTTGCCGCCACTTGGAAATGGTTTTGAAATAGAAGCACAACCACATCATCTTATAGTGATTAGTGAAAATTTTATGATGTCAAGAGGTTGGGGAACTTTAAACAATATTTATAGTTCATTTGTTAATACTATTCAGTTGTCAATGCCTTTAATTAAGAATATTCTGGTTTGGGATGTTTTATTTTTAGATATAGCTTCATATTCTTTAGAAGGACAAGCAAATTCTCTATTTGTTCCTTTTAGTAATTTTATTTTTAGTTGGGGATTTGGAGTTAGAAGTATATTACCTCAAATGCCTTTGTCTTTTGTAATAGCTTATCCATTTTATTTTAATGATACAGGTGTGAATAGATATTATGATTATTTTAAAGGATTCAAATTTTTCTTAGCAGTTGATATGAGGTATTGA
- a CDS encoding translocation/assembly module TamB domain-containing protein, protein MNLFFIRNKIALSFVFSVLIFISIFIVFILFIQVQVYSARSFIINYLELKSGFKIKYERIAPYFLSSIKIDNLELSLNEQDKILMNTVKVNLDLFKLLLGDKNIILDIFVRGSTLNLDLDDLFLNAQNFNSNRLDLGENSISYSILNKIFGGFGSLHVYLEDIKVYLKLNYDKFLRFQIKNLSLKTIDDDFLFNFVVDYSPISSISSNISTKDIPDSTFYFEGKFKKDLKDGYINFNFLKLHTGYFTLLKQGFQINYSKGNIEIFNVRENLDFNLRYDFNKNFLRLEALFFNVNLLNWIKLNDNLSAYNSYLDTSLNGQLAFSYDFKDKDLRYALLLDSSPKVDMKDKEIQGIRVQIKGNEKVADIQNVFIKLKRGFIGYKGFYSWTDLVPIGRLDFKSAKIFSFKDINGYLDFSNKNKYFVVKSDNFRIGRLKVQNLNMKTGFSKDKIHVDYLLDFINNKSKILLKGDFNKQNFNLNLGVKDFPMLFLKDVLPKSFITNIIPESFLSGKYLNLTSDFNVNTFDYVKSKLNNLNFTISSKLDNFSLVFDADGANDVYKVNYFNYSNSNYNVNSSFFVHLFEESLKINTKLNYLNRNYPLYFEWNFKDRYVNFEITPKARASLNYTDSLIVYFLNVKNFHFYNGNYELLFNINSYGNYQKVNNDLNVTLTEFRLDRLSDNPSYNFNFSFEGLYEHKKISLSNIKFVNSISNLQGQGNFNLNDRLDGNLNLFSNLNTERYFFGVDSNENSSYFVVRFHGLDFNNFKFLSFLNGKLNGHFIFILDFKENNLFNYSLSASLETDGLSLAGIPTYCSLNLGLIENNLNIYNIKAIQNKREILTGNFRYDIKNYIGVSNLNFSSKLFSSSVNINFQQFEDKLEEEFGILKKKTDGEVAFRALRYKGNDLSDLTIEFKNNFERFIMSSVEYDLVKCLYEYESGNFNFRLYDYLPLSFDASGSILGNKINSSIQDIKFDSNLISKDLLGSQTLFDFKKYFILYDINLTGQLSIDGNLYNPNLNGKFNILDGSISNGYLKSSRQYGKNRILNFVNVPVIIKDNNVYIKHEFNLDYYSNLNFDVHLNLNFLSDSIVDYYKVNIDVFGSSGAPIQFNDITINFTGHVLGNFLIEGNFEEVMLTGNINVSNAWIYLLENSIVDLLIDPYKLSRKPIVSDVKSKGLDIGMKLKIHFDSNVAFHWPDNKISFLNAFIARGNELEVKFDTKTDDFLIKGDLNIASGSFNYNNKQFAFKSGSYISFNENRNKFDPWVKAEATNTIKDGSENLLVTMNIDGPLSLWRLNFSSYPVRTEQEIKYLLSNAIIGGERGLQSAGTNTAEMALGIASDILVDLIVQPIEDYMRSVLKLDLLSIKTDILRNAIGTLGNPTTFAGVLDKTSVNVGKYIVDGVFAKAGFGFLKETITPFSQNLNFSVNFGLELDAPFFFIDYVFNYNFMKHGHGIGSHISIFWKFKY, encoded by the coding sequence ATGAATTTGTTTTTTATAAGAAATAAGATAGCTTTATCTTTTGTTTTTTCAGTTTTGATTTTTATATCAATTTTTATAGTTTTTATTTTATTTATTCAGGTCCAAGTTTATTCTGCAAGATCTTTTATTATAAATTATCTTGAATTGAAATCGGGATTTAAAATCAAATATGAAAGAATTGCTCCTTATTTCTTGTCTTCAATTAAGATAGATAATTTAGAGTTAAGTTTAAATGAACAAGATAAGATATTGATGAATACTGTTAAGGTGAATTTGGATTTATTTAAACTCTTGTTAGGAGATAAAAATATTATTTTAGATATTTTTGTAAGGGGTAGCACCTTAAATTTGGATTTAGATGATTTGTTCCTTAATGCTCAGAATTTTAATTCTAATAGATTAGATTTGGGTGAAAATAGTATTAGTTATTCAATACTTAATAAAATTTTTGGCGGATTTGGCAGTCTTCATGTTTATTTAGAAGATATTAAAGTTTATCTTAAATTAAATTATGATAAATTTTTAAGATTTCAGATTAAGAATTTATCATTAAAGACTATTGATGATGATTTTTTATTTAATTTTGTTGTTGATTATAGTCCTATTTCAAGTATAAGTTCGAATATTAGTACCAAGGACATTCCTGATTCTACTTTTTATTTTGAAGGTAAGTTTAAAAAGGATCTTAAAGATGGATATATTAATTTTAATTTTTTAAAATTGCATACTGGTTATTTTACTTTGCTTAAGCAGGGATTTCAAATAAATTATTCAAAAGGAAATATTGAAATTTTTAATGTAAGAGAAAATTTAGATTTTAACTTAAGATATGATTTTAATAAAAATTTTTTAAGATTAGAAGCTTTATTTTTTAATGTAAATCTTTTAAATTGGATAAAACTTAATGATAATTTGAGTGCTTATAACAGTTATCTTGATACAAGTTTAAATGGTCAATTAGCATTTTCTTATGATTTTAAAGATAAAGATTTGCGGTATGCATTATTATTAGATTCATCTCCAAAAGTTGATATGAAAGACAAGGAGATCCAGGGAATAAGAGTACAGATCAAAGGTAATGAAAAAGTTGCAGATATACAAAATGTTTTCATAAAACTTAAGCGAGGATTTATTGGTTATAAAGGTTTTTATTCATGGACAGATTTAGTACCAATAGGAAGGCTTGATTTTAAATCCGCAAAGATTTTTAGTTTTAAAGATATTAATGGATATTTAGATTTTAGTAATAAAAACAAATACTTTGTGGTAAAGTCTGATAATTTTAGGATTGGTAGGCTTAAAGTTCAAAATTTAAATATGAAAACGGGTTTTTCTAAAGATAAGATTCATGTTGATTATTTGTTAGACTTTATTAATAATAAGTCTAAAATTTTGTTAAAGGGTGATTTTAACAAACAAAATTTTAATCTTAATCTGGGTGTTAAAGACTTTCCTATGCTTTTTTTAAAGGATGTTTTACCAAAATCATTCATTACTAATATTATCCCAGAATCTTTTTTGTCAGGTAAGTATTTGAATTTGACTTCAGATTTTAATGTAAATACTTTTGATTATGTTAAGAGTAAATTGAATAATCTTAATTTTACTATTTCATCAAAATTAGATAATTTTAGTTTAGTTTTTGATGCTGATGGAGCGAATGATGTTTATAAGGTTAATTATTTTAATTATAGTAATTCAAATTATAATGTAAATTCTAGTTTTTTTGTACATTTATTTGAAGAAAGTTTGAAGATAAATACTAAGCTTAATTATTTAAATAGGAATTATCCTTTGTATTTTGAGTGGAATTTTAAAGATAGATATGTTAACTTTGAAATTACACCTAAGGCACGAGCAAGTCTAAATTATACTGATTCATTAATAGTGTATTTTTTAAATGTTAAGAATTTTCATTTTTATAATGGAAATTATGAGCTTTTATTTAATATTAATTCTTATGGAAATTATCAAAAAGTTAATAATGATTTAAATGTTACCCTTACTGAGTTTAGATTAGATAGACTTTCAGATAATCCTTCTTATAATTTTAATTTTAGCTTTGAAGGTTTATATGAGCATAAAAAAATTAGTCTTTCAAATATTAAATTTGTAAATAGTATTTCAAATTTACAAGGGCAAGGAAATTTTAATTTGAATGATAGACTTGATGGTAATTTGAATTTGTTTTCAAATTTGAATACAGAGCGTTATTTTTTTGGCGTTGACTCTAATGAAAATAGCAGTTATTTTGTTGTTAGATTTCATGGATTAGATTTTAATAATTTCAAATTCTTGTCTTTCTTAAATGGAAAACTTAATGGTCATTTTATTTTTATCTTGGATTTTAAAGAGAATAATTTATTTAATTATTCTCTTAGTGCTTCTCTTGAAACAGATGGTCTTTCTTTGGCAGGTATTCCTACATATTGTTCTTTAAATTTAGGCTTAATTGAGAATAATTTGAATATTTATAACATAAAGGCTATTCAGAATAAAAGAGAAATTCTCACAGGTAATTTTAGATATGATATTAAGAATTATATTGGAGTTTCAAATTTAAATTTCAGTAGCAAACTTTTCTCTTCAAGTGTGAATATAAATTTTCAGCAATTTGAAGATAAATTAGAGGAAGAATTTGGTATTTTAAAGAAGAAAACTGATGGAGAAGTTGCTTTTAGAGCCTTAAGATATAAAGGTAACGATCTCTCTGATCTTACAATTGAATTTAAAAATAATTTTGAAAGGTTTATCATGTCATCAGTTGAGTACGATCTTGTTAAGTGTTTGTATGAATATGAGAGCGGTAATTTTAATTTTAGATTATATGATTATTTACCCCTTAGTTTTGATGCATCAGGTAGCATTTTGGGGAATAAAATTAATAGTAGTATTCAAGATATTAAATTTGATTCGAATTTAATATCAAAAGATTTGTTAGGTTCACAAACCCTTTTTGATTTTAAAAAATATTTTATTCTTTATGATATTAATTTGACTGGTCAATTGTCTATTGATGGTAATTTATATAATCCCAATCTTAATGGCAAATTTAATATATTAGATGGTTCAATAAGCAATGGATATCTAAAATCTTCTAGACAATATGGAAAGAATAGAATTTTAAATTTTGTCAATGTTCCAGTTATTATTAAGGACAATAACGTATATATTAAGCACGAGTTTAACTTGGATTATTATTCTAATCTCAATTTTGATGTTCATTTAAACTTAAATTTTTTAAGTGATAGTATTGTTGATTATTATAAAGTAAATATTGATGTTTTTGGTAGTTCTGGGGCGCCTATTCAATTTAATGACATAACTATAAATTTTACGGGACATGTTTTAGGTAATTTTTTAATTGAAGGTAATTTTGAAGAGGTTATGTTAACAGGAAATATAAATGTTTCGAATGCTTGGATTTACTTACTTGAAAATTCGATTGTTGATTTATTAATAGATCCTTATAAACTCTCAAGAAAGCCAATAGTATCTGATGTTAAATCTAAGGGTTTAGACATTGGTATGAAACTTAAAATTCATTTTGATAGTAATGTTGCTTTTCACTGGCCGGATAATAAGATTTCTTTTTTAAATGCTTTTATTGCACGAGGAAATGAGCTTGAGGTTAAATTTGATACTAAAACGGATGATTTCCTTATTAAGGGAGATTTAAATATTGCAAGTGGTTCTTTTAATTATAATAATAAGCAATTTGCTTTTAAGAGTGGTTCATATATATCTTTTAATGAGAATAGAAATAAATTTGACCCTTGGGTAAAAGCTGAAGCAACAAATACCATTAAAGATGGTAGTGAAAATTTATTGGTAACGATGAACATAGATGGTCCTCTAAGTTTGTGGAGGCTAAACTTTTCATCTTATCCTGTACGAACAGAGCAGGAAATAAAATATCTCTTATCAAATGCAATAATTGGAGGTGAGCGTGGATTACAATCAGCAGGTACAAATACGGCAGAAATGGCGCTTGGTATAGCTAGTGATATTCTTGTTGATCTAATCGTACAACCTATTGAAGATTATATGCGTTCTGTATTAAAATTAGACTTATTGAGTATCAAAACAGATATATTAAGGAATGCTATTGGTACCTTGGGGAATCCAACAACTTTTGCAGGTGTTCTTGATAAGACAAGTGTTAACGTAGGCAAGTATATTGTCGATGGTGTTTTTGCTAAAGCAGGATTTGGATTTTTAAAAGAAACAATCACACCGTTTTCTCAGAACTTAAACTTTAGTGTTAATTTTGGACTTGAGCTTGATGCACCATTTTTCTTTATTGATTATGTTTTTAATTATAATTTTATGAAACATGGTCATGGGATAGGAAGCCATATATCTATTTTTTGGAAGTTTAAATACTGA